AATCACAATATTGAAACGGTTCGCCGCCTGACGAAAAGAGTGCGTGCGCGTGCAATGTATGATCGTTCACTTGAACTGCTTGCACGCGTAAAAGAAATTGCACCGAATATCCCGACGAAATCAAGTATCATGGTTGGTCTTGGTGAGACGAAGGAAGAACTGATTGAAGCGATGGATGATCTGCGTGCACACAATGTGGATATCCTGACGCTGGGGCAGTATCTGCAGCCAACCAAAAAGCATCTGGATGTTGTACGTTACTATCACCCGGATGAATTTGCTGAGTTGAAGGAAATTGCGCTTTCTAAAGGCTTCAAGCATTGTGAAGCCGGCCCGATGGTGCGTTCTTCCTACCATGCGGACGAGCAGGTAAGTGAAACGTCTGCACAGCGCCGGATTAAGTATTTAAAGGGCGTTGAAGCAGATGGAAGAACAGTTGATAATCTGCAGTAATAATTGAATAGAATGAACACCCACTGGGGGAGTCGGTTAAACCGGCTGAGACGGACTGTTGTCCGGACCCTTTGAACCTGATCTGGATCATACCAGCGTAGGGAAGTGGCCGTATATGCGAATCTTTTAATATACGCCGCTTTCCAGAGAAATTGGAAAGCGGCGTTTTTTATTTGTATAAGATGGCTGATGATTGGAGCTCCAGGGGGACTTCATGGCCGGGCGGTGAGCCAGCAGGCTGCACCATAGCCTCACCTGTCCCTTCCTGCCATAGGAGTCGCCCCTTACCGCTATAATCATCAGCTGTGCAGATACAATGAATGTTTTTTAGCAAAGCTGGTTCAATCAGGCTATAGAAAAACTCATCTTATGAAGGAGGAAATGAAATGACGTTTTGTAGTGAAGTAAGAGAAGAGTGTAATGAACTTTGGGAAGCGAGCTTTGAGCATCCGTTTGTAAAAGGAATCGCTGAGGGTAGCCTGCCGCTTGATGTATTTAGGTTTTATGTGATGCAGGATGCGTATTATTTGACCCATTTTGCGAAGGTACAGGCGCTTGGTGCTGTGAAGGCTACAGACTTAAAAACAACAAGAAGCTTTGCACATCACGCAGAGCAGACTTGTGCAGCTGAGCTGGCGCTGCATGAATCCTTTATGGAACTGCTTGGGGTGACGGAAAAAGGCTGGGAGAATTTTGAGCCGTCTCCAACCGCTTATGCTTACGTATCTCATATGTACCGGTCCGCTGAAGGGGATCTGGCTGATGTCCTTGCGGCGATTCTGCCGTGCTACTGGCTGTATTACGAAATTGGTGAGCGTCTGAAAAATGAAAAACCGGATCATCCGATTTTTCAGAAGTGGATTGAAACGTATGGATCTGAATGGTTTGGTGAGCTTGTGGAAGAACAGATTAACAGAATGAATGAACTGGCAGAGGACCTGTCAGATGAAAGAATCAAAGAGTTGAAGACTCACTTCAGAAGAAGCAGCTATTACGAATGGAACTTCTGGGAGCAGGCATGGACGCTGGAGAGTTGGACAATCAAAACGAAGGAGCATGTGTCACATGATTAAACAGGTGAGAGAAAAGAAGCCGCTGATCCATTGTATAACAAATTACGTAGTCGCAAATTTTCAGGCGAATGGCATGCTGGCGCTTGGGGCGTCTCCTGTTATGGGGGATGAGGCTGAAGAAGTTGAGGAGCTTGCGTCTATTGCAGATGCTCTGTCACTGAATATAGGCACACTTAATCAGCGGTCAGTAGAAAGTATGTTGATTGCGGGCAGGGCAGCGAATACAAAAGGGATTCCGGTCGTGCTTGATCCTGTGGGGGCGGGTGCAACCTCGTATCGCCTGTCAGTCATTGATCAGATCTTAAAAGAAGTGAATGTGACAGCAATCAGGTGTAATGCAGGAGAGCTCGCTGCCATTATGCGAAAAGACTGGTCTGCAAAAGGTGTGGATGCAGGTGAAGGGGAGGGTGATCTAACTTCGATTGCGCTTGAGGCGGCTAAAAAATACGGACTGATTGTAGCAGTTACAGGACCGGTTGATATTGTGACAGACGGTGACATTGTGCATGAGATCCAGGCAGGGCGTCAGGTCATGTCGTCCGTTACAGGAATGGGATGCTTACTCTCAAGTGTGACAGCAGCGTTTTTGACCGTTGAGCAATCAGTCGATGCTGTAGCGGAAGCTGTTCAATTTTATGGTGAAGCCGGTGAAAATGCGGCTGCCGTGTCATATAGCCCTGGAAGCTTTAAAACGGCTTTTATAGATGCGCTGTATTCAATGAATGAAAGCAAGATTCAAAAAGGAGGATCACGATGAAACAGGTACTGACCATTGCAGGATCAGATTCAGGAGGCGGGGCAGGCATTCAGGCTGATATTAAAACATTTCAGGAGTTGGATGTATTTGGCACATCGGTCATAACAGCTGTAACAGCTCAAAATACGCTCGGTGTAACAGACGTAGCACCGGTTCCGCTTCACAATATTGAAAAGCAGCTGCAGGCAGTCGGTGAGGATTTTGAGATTGCTGCATTGAAAACCGGAATGCTCTTTGATGCTGAGACTATTCAAACGGTAGCGAAATATATTAAGCACTACAAGTGGCAGCATTTGATTGTAGACCCGGTCATGATAGCCAAAGGAGGAGCAAGCCTGCTGCAGGAGGAGGCGAAGGATTCACTGATTGAACACCTTCTGCCGCTTGCTACAGTTGTGACGCCGAATATTCCTGAAGCGGAAGCGTTGAGCGGGATCAGTATCACGGATGAAAAGACAAGACGTGAAGCTGCTGAAAAAATACTTCAAAGTGGTGCGCAGGGCGTGCTTGTTAAAGGCGGACACAGTGAAGATCCGGACTTTACCGAAGACTTTTACCTTGATCAGCACGGCGGTTCATTAGTGCTAAGGTCGTCACGTATTCCGACGAAGCATACGCACGGCACCGGCTGTACGTTTTCAGCAGCCCTTACAGCAGAATTTGCTAAAGGACATTCCATTGAGGAGGCTTTCCTGACAGCGAAACAATTCATTCAAAGTGCCATAGAGCATTCATTAAATATAGGCGCCGGCCATGGTCCTACAAATCACAGCGCTTACCGTCATCATGCGCAAAAGGAGCTGATCAGATATGTTCACTAAGCCTTCCATTTACTATATTCTCGGCACGCCAAATGCAGGAGAGAGGGATCCACTTAAACTGCTTGAAGAGGCGCTTAAGGGAGGAATCAGCCATTTTCAGTTAAGAGAGAAAGGTATGAATGCACTAACCGGGCAGTCGTTAAAAGAATTCGCCTTGAAATGTCAGGCACTATGCAGAAAGTATGGCGTTCCTTTTATCATTAATGACGACGTAGAGCTTGCCCATGAATTAAATGCAGATGGCGTTCATGTCGGACAGGAGGATGCCAAGGCATCAGATGTAAGAGCCCGCGTAGGAGACCGGATGATGCTAGGTGTTTCGGTGCATTCAGTAGAAGAGGCTGCTGAAGCCATTCAAAATGGTGCTGACTATCTCGGAATGGGACCAATCTACGGAACGAAAAGCAAGTCAGATGCAAAGGCACCTTCAGGGGTGAGCAAAATCATTCAGGTGAGAGAAAGATTCCCTGAAGCACCTGTGATCGGAATTGGTGGTATAACAGCTGACAATGCGGAAGCTGTCTGGGAAGCAGGAGCTGCAGGAATTGCTGTTATTTCAGCGATTACAGAAGCGGGGAATGTCCAGGAGGAAGTGCAGAAAATGGTGGCTTCTTATAAAGGAGCGATTTTATGAATACAAGAAAACTTGTCATCATGGCTATGTTCGTAGCCATTGCAGTTGCAGGCTCAGCATTTGTGTCCTTCCCTGCAGGCGTTGCAAGAGCATATCCAATTCAGCATGCGATCAATGTTATTGCTGCAGTTTCATTTGGTCCGGGACCGGCCATCGTCATTGCTTTTGTGACGGGGGTCGTGCGTATACTCACCGGCACAGGTTCGCTTCTGGCATTTCCGGGAGGTATGATCGGGGCAGCGCTTGCCGGACTTTTTTACGCTTGGAGCGGCAGAGTCTGGATGGCTGCAACCGGCGAAATAATCGGTACCGGCATTCTTGCGTCACTTGTAGCAGTGCCATATGCAGCGATTCTGATGGGGACAGAAGCAGGTGCTTTCTTTTTTATGCCGGCATTTTTAGTATCAAGCATTAGTGGTGCAGCAATTGGGTTGATTCTGTCTAAAAGAATGGAGAAAATCACTGAACCTCTCCGAATTTGAAAGATAGATTGTCGATCCATGTTTTCCTTGCTATGACTGACTTTAGCTCAATTCTTCCAAATTCATTATAAAAATTGTTATTTTTCCCTTTTCAAACATACACAATGATCGTTTGATATTAGTAAAAAAAGGAACAAAACTATGCCTTATTCAGACTCTCATGCAATTGAAAACATTATTAATGCTGTTGATCATCACCTGGCTGTAGCTTTTATAGATACTGGTGGACGTTTTGAATATGTAAACGAAAATTTCTGTACAATGACGCAGTATTCAGAGCAGGAATTAATTAACTGTCACTTTTCTAAAATGCTTCATCCATCCTATGATACGGCACAATGATCTGAAGCAGTTAAACGCTTCAGACATGGTCATATGTGGCAGGGGGAGATGCTGAATAAAAAGAAAGACGGATCGGTTTTATGGGTAAACTCAACGATCGTGCCAATGCTTGACGGAGAAGGAAGACCCTATCGTTACTTTACGTATAAAGTTGATATTACCGTACTAAAAAACGTTCAGCCGGTTACGATGGGGCTGAACGTTTTTATATTGGTCGATCAGTATAACTGATTGTTTGCCTGAACAAGAGTTCCAGATCAGAAAGGTCTGTCACTGCACGAATCATTGCATTAATATACTCAGTCCGATCCAGTTGATCATACTGCCATTCAATGCCTCTTGATCGCGCATATTCATGAAGGAATGAGCGGATCGTTCGGCCATTTCCCTCACGGAACGGATGCAGCATATTCAGCTCCGTTTTGAAATAGGCAAGTCTTTTTGCAGCAACTTCAAGTGTTGACCATTCCTGCTCTTCAGCAAGCTCCTTGAAAATCTGTTCGGCATACGAATCCAGATACTGCGCCTGACAAAACCGGGTGTTACCCTTCATCAGCTGAACCGTCCGGAACTTCCCGGCAAAAGGATATATATCCTGAAAAAAATGACGGTGAAGGTCTTTAAAGCTTTGAATATCAAAAGAAGAGACCTTGTATTGCTTTCTCACAAATTCTGCAGCACGCAGTGAAAAGGTCAGGGCTTCAGCCTCCATGAGTAATTCTTCATTTGTTACCCCAAGCAGATTATACTTCAGCAGGAAATCATCATTTTCACTGCTGATATACTTATCCACGTGACAGCAGGTCCTTAATCACTGAAGGTGTAATCGGCTTATCTGCATTAATCGTCTCGAGCACTTTTTCCTGTAACCCTTTATTGAGAGACAGGTTTTCGAGATGCAGATTCTTCATGATTCTTTTAAACTCCGGTGATTCGATTTTGACATCTTTCATTCAGCGATTCCCCCACTTTTTTATGAGTTCCTATACATTTATTATACCACGAAAGAGCCGTCATATAAGCAATTTCATCAGCCAATCCGGCTTAAAATACGATTAATAATAATAAGTGAAATGAAGGTAATCACCACACCTGTCATCATACCTGCGACCTGTGCTGTATCAGCCTCCATGCCCCCTGATAAAAGCACATTTTCACTGAACTGATAGACAAAAAATCCAAGCAATACTGACACAATCAGGTTAGCCAGGCTGAACCCTACTTTAAATGACAGAGGGCGTGAATCAAAGGCGCCCATTGTTTCCTTCAGGTAAGCCTGCGCTTC
This region of Jeotgalibacillus malaysiensis genomic DNA includes:
- a CDS encoding thiaminase codes for the protein MTFCSEVREECNELWEASFEHPFVKGIAEGSLPLDVFRFYVMQDAYYLTHFAKVQALGAVKATDLKTTRSFAHHAEQTCAAELALHESFMELLGVTEKGWENFEPSPTAYAYVSHMYRSAEGDLADVLAAILPCYWLYYEIGERLKNEKPDHPIFQKWIETYGSEWFGELVEEQINRMNELAEDLSDERIKELKTHFRRSSYYEWNFWEQAWTLESWTIKTKEHVSHD
- a CDS encoding hydroxyethylthiazole kinase; its protein translation is MIKQVREKKPLIHCITNYVVANFQANGMLALGASPVMGDEAEEVEELASIADALSLNIGTLNQRSVESMLIAGRAANTKGIPVVLDPVGAGATSYRLSVIDQILKEVNVTAIRCNAGELAAIMRKDWSAKGVDAGEGEGDLTSIALEAAKKYGLIVAVTGPVDIVTDGDIVHEIQAGRQVMSSVTGMGCLLSSVTAAFLTVEQSVDAVAEAVQFYGEAGENAAAVSYSPGSFKTAFIDALYSMNESKIQKGGSR
- a CDS encoding hydroxymethylpyrimidine phosphate kinase ThiD; this translates as MKQVLTIAGSDSGGGAGIQADIKTFQELDVFGTSVITAVTAQNTLGVTDVAPVPLHNIEKQLQAVGEDFEIAALKTGMLFDAETIQTVAKYIKHYKWQHLIVDPVMIAKGGASLLQEEAKDSLIEHLLPLATVVTPNIPEAEALSGISITDEKTRREAAEKILQSGAQGVLVKGGHSEDPDFTEDFYLDQHGGSLVLRSSRIPTKHTHGTGCTFSAALTAEFAKGHSIEEAFLTAKQFIQSAIEHSLNIGAGHGPTNHSAYRHHAQKELIRYVH
- a CDS encoding thiamine-phosphate pyrophosphorylase; the protein is MFTKPSIYYILGTPNAGERDPLKLLEEALKGGISHFQLREKGMNALTGQSLKEFALKCQALCRKYGVPFIINDDVELAHELNADGVHVGQEDAKASDVRARVGDRMMLGVSVHSVEEAAEAIQNGADYLGMGPIYGTKSKSDAKAPSGVSKIIQVRERFPEAPVIGIGGITADNAEAVWEAGAAGIAVISAITEAGNVQEEVQKMVASYKGAIL
- a CDS encoding substrate-specific component ThiW of putative thiazole ECF transporter — its product is MNTRKLVIMAMFVAIAVAGSAFVSFPAGVARAYPIQHAINVIAAVSFGPGPAIVIAFVTGVVRILTGTGSLLAFPGGMIGAALAGLFYAWSGRVWMAATGEIIGTGILASLVAVPYAAILMGTEAGAFFFMPAFLVSSISGAAIGLILSKRMEKITEPLRI